In the genome of Epinephelus fuscoguttatus linkage group LG4, E.fuscoguttatus.final_Chr_v1, the window AACATCGCCCACAATGACCAAACACAATGACAGATATTGACGGAATAGCTATAGTATAAACAGTATGGCAAAATCCACAACAGTTGGAAATTTCTGTCAGCTCACACTAATTATGGTCATATTTCCCGCCACACTGTAGGCCTCGACCAAAATCCCTTCCAGCTTCTTAGATACTAATTTATGTATCAGTGATAATGCAACAAACAATAGCTTTTCCTGTGCTTTGCACGtaaaagaaatgtgttgaaGCAAAGCATAGCTTGGAGCAAAAGGGTGACGTGCAGATAAGGCTTAGCTGGTTTAACTTGTTGTGAGTGGTGTGATGGCCTTAAAATCAAAGGAATTTACGACTGTCTGACTCACGTTGAAAACTGAATAATTGTTTGGACTCTAGGAGTTTTGTATTGTGGCTGTCAACCTTTTTCGGTATTCTCCAGATGACATCTAGCAGTTGAGTTTTGTAACATTCAGCTGTCATCTGACTCAGCTTCTGTTCATGCCATTTTTTTAGGGTACAGTCAACTAATTGTTTTCAGTATCACAGTGAAAGAGATAAACCAGGTTTGTCCACATGTGATCAGAACTACACAATTATCAGCTGTTAGGAATGACTGGTTAAACAAGGCAACTGAGTCTTTGACCTCTATAGTCTGTGTTCTGCAGACAACACACAACTGCAACATAAGCACTACACTGGCTCAATCCAACCTGGATGTTAGATCAGACTCAGATTTGGGCTAAAGTGCAGTGGGAGCCGTCGGGATGACTGCTGTCTGCAGGCCTCCTGCCTTTTACGACTGACATTGCTTCAACTGGCTTATAGAAGAAAATGCACAAGTAACATGGAAAAGACCCAATTTTTGCTTTTAGTAAAAGgagtttaaacattttaaacataggaactttttttttgacaaattaatTCATCAGTCGAAGAGTTCTGTTTAATCAAACCAAATTATTTGTCTTCCTTTGTCGCTCTGTAGCTGGGCTCAGCTGGTGGGAGCATGTGAAGACTAGTTTCTGTTTTCCTGTCGCCATGTTGCCAATGTGGAATCATTTAATTGGACACGGAGCTGAATTAAAAATGGTTGCTACCCATGAGTGCTGCCTACAATCgttttttgtgtatgtgttttttctAGACAGCTGATTCGGAATGGACTCCTCTTTGAGTGCAGCTCAAATCCGCGAGAAGTTCATTGACTTCTTCCGTGGCTATGAGCACAATTACATCCACTCGTCAGCCACCATCCCACTGGATGACCCCACACTGCTTTTCGCCAATGCTGGCATGAATCAGGTACACTATCCATGCGTCTCCATGTTGTTCCCAAATAtctgttcctctctccttcAGGATGGCTCCCTGATACGTACCGTCTGATTTACAACATTTTGActcagtgctgaagtgatggGATGGCAAACTTTTAGAAGAATATAACTCATAAAATTGCTTTTTGTACCCCTTCCCTCCTAGTTTAAGCCCATCTTCCTCAACACCATCGATCCGTCCCACCCTATGGCCAGGCTGCGTCGTGCCGCAAACACCCAGAAGTGTATCCGTGCAGGAGGCAAACACAACGACCTGGACGATGTGGGGAAAGATGTCTACCACCACACCTTCTTCGAGATGCTGGGGTCCTGGTCCTTTGGTGATTACTTTAAGGTATTACGCTTTCGTACTTTTCATTTGTGTTACTTTTTTGTCACCGTACAATTATAactgatactggatttttttagACCCATACTGACATATATGTTTACGAtatatgtaatttatttttaaatgaatacattACATAAACAGTAATCTTGATGTGGATCCTTTTGagtagtttttatttatttattataaattgTGACCAATATACTAAGCTGGacatttcacttttaaaaaccTATTTGTCAGTGTTCTCTGTTTCTGAATGACCTCAAAccaagtttggcatttctgcacCGCATTTCTTCGCTGCTTATCGGCCAAcacgtacacttaaactgatatatcTGCAGCAAGCTAATATTGACCAGCCTGCTGCAGCGCCCTTTATTCTAAAATGAAGATAACGTAGTAAGCTATATACAGAGTGAAATGATTGATGCAGAAAGCCCAATAATCTTGTGTTTTTGCTGTGGCTGATATGTGGTTTTATGAGTACAAACATGGTATGCAGCTAGCTAAAAGTTTCTTTCTGCTTACTTGATACAGAGTGTAACTAACCTGTTTTAGGAAATATTACAATTCATGTTTGACTTCTGGGGTCACAAAtccattaaaaatatttatttatccaaTACTAGCAGTAAGAGCCTGACCATTACTGCCCTACAGGACTCAGCTGTAACAATTGCCAGGTTGCCAACAGTTTTCAAGAAACTGGCAACAATTTCCTGACCTGTGATTGCCATCAGTGGCAACCACTTTTTaacaaggaaaatataaaagaaggaaCAGTCATGAAGACAGTGACAGCGTTTGAGGAGCAAGACTTTGGTATCAGCTCTGTTGGAGTCAATGGGTTGGGCCCTGCAAGTCACACTATAACCCATCATAGCTTTGTCGCTTTAACTTCCACTTAATCCTTAATTCTCCAGACAGATCGTGGCTCTGTCCACCAGCTGCAACTCAGCCTCTGCAGGACAGAGacatgatctgtttggagaccagtaacaaggaaaacaaacacacatatttagataaaaaatgtcagtcacataatgtgtgttttttaaatccaGTGGAAAGAATTCTCAGTCAaagttgaaacaacaaagatatgatgggtCATAGTGTGATTTGAAGTGCCCGCCCCACTGACTCTAATAGAACTGACACCAAAGGCTGGCTCCTCGAATGCTGTCACTGTCGTCATTCCCATtacttattttgtattttctttgctttttaacaGGAAACAGATAGGGACAGCAGACAGCAAAACATGCACcccaaaagaaataaatgttttaaacattGTTGCGTTAGTGATATTTAGATATTGCTGTTACAGTCAGAACCGAAACCAGACAACACTGCATGTGCGTTGTTGGTGCATTTACCGTGCGTTTACAGGCATTTGTTTCAAAGACAATAGTGAAGCAAGTTACATTGTTTGACTGTGAGGCACTAAGTTTGACTAACCTGTGAACATCACAAATGAATGTGCACTTTGATTCAGTCCATAAAGAACCAGATAAACTTGAACGAAAAACCAGCGGAGAAGAAAGTATCAGATGAAACACAAACTCAAAAAAAATTTAGTTCCGTTACTATATTAAAGCTTTTAAACAGTcttttatgtcacattttcGTGATTAATCTGTCATGTAACTGCATAGCATCTTAATTATTCAAAATGTAAGATTACTCAAACTGGCaaccatattttcagttttggcaACCAAAAGCTGACAGCTGGTTGACAGCCCAGCAACTACTTATAAAAGTTAATGTTGAGTCCTGCCATAAAACCTGCCAGGTAATACTTTCCTTCTCCCAGGAAAGTATTAAATCTGAAATGTATCCACACACTGAAATgcttgattgtgtgtgtgtgtgtctttgtgtgtgtgtgtgtgtgtgtgtgtgtgtctttgtgtgtgtgtgtctgtgtctacatgtgtctttgtgtgttttatgttttgtcaACATGGCTTATTACACTGGTTCTCAACCTGTTTCGTGTCAAGGATCCCTGAATTGATATACATTAGGTCATGGACCCTAATTTGATAGATTTCACTTcagggacctccatctgaaaagattttgatTGTTAGATGTGATTTAAGATCagaattttgttgttgtcaacTACAATTTTGGAGATGCTAAAcgaggaagtgaaacctatgtTCAGAATAGTTTTTCTTATGACTATTACTCACACTGGGCTCACTTCTGTAGTAAAAGCTAATTCCATATTAATGTGGAGACTGCCTTGAACTCGCTTAAGCACTCTTGGGGGTCCCTGGTTGGGAACCATTACTCAGCATGGCTGGTTCAGTGAGGAGGAACAATCAAGACACTAACTTTGTTAATGTGCAGTAATTAACTTCTGGAATTTGTTAATTGATTTAGACTCATAAATAATAACAACTTTAGATACCTGTGTGaatcagtgtatttttttttttttttaccgcaCTTTAGCCTGCTTTCTGTAGTACTGTGGAATTACGTGCTCTCAtgcttctgtctttttctcctctgtgtctcGTCTCATTCTTCCCTCTGCTCATTCTGCATCATCTCTCCCCCTGCAGCACCTGGCCTGTAAGATGGCCCTGGAGCTGCTGACCGAGGTGTTTGGTATTTCCATAGACCGCCTGTATGTCACCTACTTCGGGGGTCACGCTGATGCAGGCCTGGAGCCGGACCTGGAGTGCAAACAGATCTGGATTGACTTAGGGTAAGCCCAGCTTGGGATTAGATGTATTGATTAATGCATCAGATGAAGGCATCTGCTTTAGGGCGACTTTTAATTATCACTGTCTGTTGTGGATGATTTTTTTATCCCCTGCAGTATCACCTGGGAGTTCTCATACCTCCTCTACAAATTATGTACAGCTCTTTTTACAGATGTTGTGTGGTATCTCTGTATGAATGTTGCAAAACGGTTTATCTGCCCCTGTAATTGCATAATGTTGTGTGAACGTTCCCTGGGGAGCTGCCTTTCTTCTCCACCCACAGTCCCACAGAGCCACCACATTGCTTACAACAACAGCCTACAAgattgtctctccctctccatttTTCCACCTCCCTGTCTCAAACCACATTTCACCTTCTTTTTATGCCCCAACTCATGAAACATTTGGTGTTTTAACAGTCCAGTTATCTaccatgtatttatttattcaaagctttcagtttgctttttttctcacTTAGCACCAGACTTTCTATgatcctttcctctctctctttctctgttggcttttctttgttACTGGCCTCAGCGTCTCTGCTTACATAAAAACGCACTGCTGGTCCTGATAAAGCAGCTCCAACAAAGGGGGAAAGTCCACAAAATATAAACCTGCCGAGATGTTTTCACAGGATTGCTTTGCCTTTTCTGATTTCTAAATGTCGAGTTTTGTCTGATGTTTTTGTAAGGAATATATTGGCCCTCAGACTGGTTTTGACAGTCACTCAAATGTCTCATCTTAAACACTGAGCGGagtatgtaaaataaatgttttgttcattgGAGTATGCTCTCACACTTTGCATACTGAGTTTTCTCACAACCTCATTTTTACCTGTTAAcagaattaatttaattatatcattacactctgtgtttctctcaggGTGGATGAGGCTCGTATCCTGCCAGGCAGTATGAAGGATAACTTCTGGGAGATGGGAGACACCGGCCCCTGCGGTCCCTGCAGTGAGATCCACTTCGACCGCATCGGAGGGAGGGACGCCTCTCACCTGGTGAACATGGACGATCCCAACGTCCTGGAGATCTGGAACCTGGTGTTCATCCAGTTCAACAGGTTATAAACTGACACTCAGACAATCATGCGAGTATGTTCAAAACTCTTAACTGGGACGGCATATTTACCTCACAGTTGCAGTGCAGACACGCTGTACAGGCTTGCACCTTTGTTTCTAATGATAAATAATGCATCGTCAGGATTTAAAGAAACAGctcattcatttttcagtccatgtTTTGACAGGTTTTCTGGTAACTGATGCAGTTTTTCATACATAGGCATCTATATTATCTACAGTTGTTTGTAAATAAAACATCATTTGTTGTGATGCCTTGAGGGATAGATGTTAAATCTTTGTTCATTGCAACATCATGGCTGTGAGGTTAGCTCACTGTTTCTGTCGAGGCTTGTAACCAGTTCAGTGGATTATATATAGAGCATTTAACTGCAatgaatgaaacaatgaattaaGGTTAGGTAGTACTGGAATGTGGACACACCTTTTGTTGTCATCTGTTTGGCACAGTATTTACTGCAGCTACAGAGTCAAATATACAcaccctccctctccttctgttGTTTGTGCTGTCCAAAGAAATTTACAGTTGTTGacaagtagtagtagtagtagtagcagtagcagtagtagtttAAAGTGAACTGAACAAACTGTGTGATCCTCCTGAACAAAGTAAGAAACACCTGTGTGCTGTTCCACTATGAGACTGCCTCATCAAAAGAACAAACCCATTCACTACTGCTCAGTGAACTAGTGTTTGTAACTATTGTTTCTTGTTGGACCCTGTTTAGAGAGTCAGAGACTGTGCTGAAGCCTCTGCCTAAGAAGAGCATTGACACAGGAATGGGCCTGGAGCGCCTGGTGTCCGTTCTGCAGAACAAGATGTCAAACTATGACACTGACCTCTTTGTCCCGTACTTTGAAGCCATTCAGAAGGTACTGAAAtcaattcagtttagttttagttagtTTCCAGAGTGGTTGTGCTTGCCTCTTCATGCTTGTTGTTTTGACAAATTCGACCAAACTGACATGATGGGTGGTGTTGATGAAGGTCTGTGGGTGTATATAAGAAGAAAGGTCAGGAACCACTGATGTAATTCACAGTTTAAACCtaatctgtgtttgtttcaggGTACAGGTGCTCGACCATACACCGGTAAAGTAGGGGCCGAGGACACTGATGGTATTGACATGGCCTACCGTGTGCTGGCTGATCACGCCCGCACCATCACCATCGCCCTATCAGATGGCGGCCGGCCTGACAACACAGGAAGAGGGTGAGACATAAACATTGCAGAGCAGAGATTacaaatctaaaaaaaacatatcaggCGTAGACACCATCTGAAGTGGGGCACAGGATACTGTAATTTGTGTGTACAACACAGTTTTACTTGAGTTTgagaatttaaaaaagtcatacatgCTTGACAAAATAGCGTGCCAGTTCTTGGTATACTTCGTATTTCCAAAATTGTACTTTGGTCATTTAATACAGTATTTCAGGAATAACAAACACACCATAGGTTATGTGTTAGCACAACACATGCTTTTGCAGCAAAGCTACACAAGTTTTCAGACAGCGTGGCTATAAATGTTTCgcactttatttttaatactttgttataatgttttgttgtttccaTCATGTTTAGCTACGTGTTGAGGAGGATCCTGCGTCGCGCCGTCCGTTATTCCCATGAGAAGCTGGGAGCTCAGAAAGGCTTTTTTGCAACTTTGGTGGATGTGGTGGTTGATTCCCTGGTGAGATTTTCTTCCTTCACTTGTTTTTATTCTAGCGTCAGTGGTCTTCATGCAACACATCAGCTTGAGTGGAAGAAAGGAGCAGACTTTTTAACCTCTTCCACTCCACTAGCACACTGCCATCCTTAGCTGACATTACTGTCTTTCAGAGGCTGTAGCAGTTTAAAGTGTGACTTCTAGTGAGCTTTAGAATAATGACAGCCTCGTGAAACTTTGCAGCCACAAACCAGAGACCTCAGGCATTCAGAGGATTATGGATTGCACAGGTATATTGACAATAAGGGGGTTTCTCAGCAGTTTCTAGAACAGAAGTGCTCATCATCCAATTGCCAAACAAGACAATTCTTACAGAAATCTCTAAATGCCAGAAGTTTCTGATTACAAATCAAGCATGGATTTTCCTATGATGTTCCTCAAGGTCTTGATGTCTTAAGGTGGTATTTTGGAGGCAtttctgatcttttttttttttcattaagtcTCAAGTGGTCAAAAATACTTAAATTTAGCACCAAAATTGGTGTTACAAATAGTATCAACCCCAAAAGTTTTTGCAACAACATATGAGACCTAATTAAGCATGGGAATGGCCATCATATACTTCCATCATTATGTTCTTAGCCCATATACACTATGAACTTTAAACGTTTGAATAGGCACTTaaccaaatcacaatgtttacGACATATTAATGACCAGAAAAACTTACACTTTTGCTGTAAGATGATGTATACCACTTCTATGTGGCATATACTGTTGCcctgtattgtttttattctcttGAAAAAGATGCACATCAGAACTTTCTATCAGGATGAACACAACAGTAACTTCTAAAATCCAGTTTATGTTTAATTCTACCAATGGTGACCTCCTCTCTTCATTCTCTCTGTCATCTCTCTGCTTGTCCGTCTCCATCCCTTTCTCACCCCATCTTTGATCCCCGTCTTCTTTCACTCTCATTTCCACTCTCCAGGGCAATGCCTTCCCAGAGTTAAAGAAAGACCCAGAGATGGTGAAGGACATTATAAATGAGGAGGAGGCGCAGTTCCTCAAAACCCTCAGCAGGGGACGCCGTATCCTTGATAGGAAGATCATGAGTCTGGGAGACAGCAAGACCATTCCAGGTGGGCATCACAGAACAAGTGTCACCACTtgtgtgtacatatgtgacaTGTCATAAGCTGATGATTTTAGTGGAAAGAGCTTTGGTTTATTTTAAGATATCGCGTGTTGAAACAGctttaaaaaatctgctgtAACGTAGATATGATTGTAAAAGGTTCAGTGTTTCTTTTCTCCCTCAGTCATCCTCTTACTTTTCTTTATCTCACATCTCTCTTCACTGCTCTTGTCACTTTCTCTTTTCAGTCTTTCCTCTGTAACTCCTTCCCTTTCTCCATCGCtcagctttttcttttaatccaATCAGAATGTGTTAGATAGGTCTCTCTTCCGTCATTCATCTCTCTGTCCGACCATCATGCGTGATATCTCTGATCTGTCTCATTCagtgttaaaaaatattcagattGCCTTAAGGAAATGGAGTACAGTTAGAAAAGCTAAAATCCTAATAACAGATCAATCACACCGTAAATCCAGATTGTTGTCTACCTCaggatttttaaatgtatttcttctTTGTCCCAAATGGTGACAGCATCCTTTGTGTACTCAGCTAAAATGACACACCACTGATGCTAAAGCCAAAAGTCTAAAAGTGTGCTTGCATTTGCATTGCTGGAAATACAGTAACAGCAAAGACACTTGAAACTTTGTGCTGTTCACCTCTAACTTCTTGCTGATTGATCAAAATGATGACAGCATTAGTTTTTGTAGGAATATTGTGTTAACTTCTTACACCTCTCCCACAAATTAAGCAgcttttccccctctctttctgtgCATCCAGGTGACACAGCATGGCTGTTGTATGACACATACGGCTTCCCTCTGGACTTGACCTCCCTCATCGCAGAGGAGAAGGGCATGGTAGTGGACGTCGCCGCCtttgaagaggagaagaaggcaGCACAGGTGAGGAGACttaaggaggggaggagggaagtGAAGGAAACCATTTCATATTTGCTCATTGTTTGAATTTGGCCTTGACTGCTCTTTGAGGGAAACTCCACTGAGCAGTGTTCTGTGTCCACTCCCGTGGGTAAACTATTTTGCCTTGCGTCAGCGTTCTCCAGTATTGCACTGTAAGTCAGAATCAGGAGCGGTGCACCTGCTGTTTAAATAAACCCTCATTTACTTTACAGCCCTGCGCTAATCCCTTGTTGTTTGATTTTGCAAAAAGATTGATCTCTTTTCTAGTTTACTGCAGCCTCAGACTGCTGTCACACTGCTGTCCAACACATTAGTCTGTATACATACTGACACTGCAGTTCAGCTCCCTGCCAAATGAGAAGTTTAACACACTGTGGCTTTTGTATTTCCTCCTTATCCTGCCATGTACACTGAGTTTATTGGGTAGAACTATACAATATAAGGcaatacaacacaacaacacaatagCTCTGCAATAAAACCCAACTTTGTAAAGCTtgttaagtttgtttttttgttgacattCGCAGAGACACACAGATTCAACTCTAAGGTCAGTTTTGAGTatgaacatgaaaaaataataacacataCTGAACATAACAAGCTTTACAGCTTTCAGGATGTGTCCCTGggctgttgtgttgtgttacatTAGATTGTACAGGTGCACCTAATAAAATAAACAGGTAACTCCATAGTATAAACGTTCTCTCAAGAATCATTACACAAATGAAAgtacacacatttttattataatGTATGTAGGCTGGAGTATTATTGCCTTGTATGCACTTTATGAAACAGCAGATTAATGgggtaaataaacattttaaggaaGCCAGCAAACTTTTTGTTAACTGGATAGGTTTAGATTTGCGAGGAGAAACATACATAACCTTTAATTACCCAGGCTGAAATATCACCGTGTCCATGGCAATGCAGCGCGTAGATGATTATCACTACTCTGCATGTTATGCACATCTCTACCACTGCAGGGGAGGCAGAGGCCAAACACTGCCAACTCCATtgcccccacccacccacttTCTCTCTTTCGTTTTCCACCCCTCTCTTGCGCACATTGTATCTCTCTCACCCGGTTCTCCACTATATTGGTCCGCTGCTTGGTCACCTTCCCTCTCTCAGCTGCAGTCCCCCCTGTCTTTCTCCCCCTTTCCCTCTTGATTAAGTCCATTAAAACGCCTGCCATTTGAGCGTGAGAACTGCCTGTTTCATAActtaacagaacaaaacaaacaaaaaaaaggtaaattgGCGAGAACCTGACCCAATATAAGTCCCAGGAAAAAATGAGCAAGTAAAGCCTGGACCAGTCGGGTTCGAGCAGAGAATCAGAGCTCTACTTTCTACGACACTTATGTTAGAAGGTCGGAGGGCCCCGTTAGCTGTTGCACTCACACTAGCTGCTAGTAACGTCAGAGGTTCTGTCAACACagctgtcagcagaattcaacacGTCTCCAATCAGTCCGGCAAAATGATGGACGATCACACAACACTTAATACAACtcgttgtaaaaaaaaaagttatagtgtGTTAGCGCACTGCCACCAAAATAACCACCACGTCATGCAGTGATGATGTAGTCCTGGTCAGGGGACACATCATGACACATTGGAGCTTACACAACAAAAAATTTGTGACAAAATGCGTCCCAGACCAGGACAGCAAGTGGTTTGAGCGATAGGATCACAATGCTTCTTGGTGATCTTCACACTTTACACTtttacacaaaacacacaggctCTATGATTTGCTTTCAGTACTACTGTAAGTGCCACTTTTTCaatgaatgtgtcatttttttcctgtttttaaaaagttctTAAAGGTTCAGTATGTAATGCTGGAGAAAGATAGTTGAGTCTCATTCTTACGTCGTGAAATACCCACGTTTTGGGTTGGTTGttcggtatttgatgacctgtaAATAAGATTCAATCAACTATCTTTCTCCTAAGTACACACTGAACCTTGTGCTGTTTGTGGTCATGTGGTGTGTTTAAGCATCAGATTAAGTGTTGTAGATTTTGTGTTTAAAACTAAACGACACACATTTGTTTGTGCCTGTTTGTAGTTAAAGTCCCAGGGTAAGGGTGCAGGAGATGTGGACCACATCATGTTGGACATCTACGCCATCGAAGAGCTGAGAAACAAGAAGATACCCGCCACAGATGACAACCCCAAATACAGATACACCTCTGAGGAAAACGGCAACTACAGTTAGTGAAATTGCATTCTCACAAACAGACCTTAAGTTTAGTTGAACGACTGTATTATCAAGACATTCATGCACTGACCCCCACCCTGTTGACGTGTCCAGCGTTTGAGCAGGCCTCAGCCACAGTGTTGGCCCTGCGCTGTGATCGCGCCTTCTGCGACCAAGTGACCACGGGTCAGGAATGTGGTGTGCTGCTGGACCAGACAACCTTCTATGCCGAGCAGGGCGGACAGACATTCGACGAGGGTTACATGGTCCGAGAGGATGACAGCACTGAAGATGTAAGCGCAAAAACCACGTAGCAGCCTTAATACCGTTATGTCTCAATACATGGGTAAAGCTTGGGTCACATTCTGATTTACCAAGGCTAGCTAAATAAGAtaatgctaacattactgcATAGTTAGCTTCATAGCAGCATAATGTTAGGTAAATGTGAATAATATTAGTTCAGTAATAATCTGCTTGTTTATTGTCAACGTCTGTTGATGCTCACTTCAGTTTTGGTTTTGCAAAGCGTTTTGGATGTGCAGTTTGTTCAAAACGTCTTGGCCACCTTAGACAAAGGTTGGAAATATTCCAATTTTAACAGGAGAATAGATGAAATATAATAAGCTGTTCTCATCTGTCTCATGAGTGAGAACCTGAATGGCATGAAAAACATTCATATTAGTTTGCAGAAGACTGCCATCAAAAAGAATTCATTGTTAGTACTTTGgttctttttttatgtcttgATATTTTTATGCTCCATGCTGGtgacagctgtggctggagTCATAATGTCTTCAGGTTGGCTGTACATGTGTCCTGTTCTTgagaatgcaatatctcaagaacaccttgagggaatttcattaaatttagcacaaacgttAAAGACATTTGGACGTTTGTGCTTAAGTGGACTCAAGAACAAATTATTtgaatttggtgatcaaaggtcaaggtcattgtgacctcaccaaacatgtttttggtcataactcaaCATAACTTGGCCATAACTTTCACACTAATCTcgaataggataaaatgatcaagtgatgacattttatatcctaAAAGTCAACTGTCAACTTCACTATGACATGATAATGCTCtacaaaaatacttttctgtCTGTTATTCAACGTCATATTTTAGGAATAGAAGGggtgacatttggtcagatgctgaatttgtgactctaatcttgggtgtccatcttgaagctgtgctgattgtatagatctgctGCTAACTTAAAGAAGTGTGTGAAGTGtctatgttttcacagacatgactgtaaactgtaGCAGCATTTTGACTGCTTGGCGAAGGGATATAACTTGAGTCGTTAATTGAAGTTTCTGAGAATTCTTACTTTTGCTGAGGATGTGGAAATTTGCCAAAGGAATATTTTTTGCCTTGATAAATATGTTCTCTTCTATATTCAACACCATTTTCTAAAACACTTCAAAAACTTTGAAGcatgagttaaaaaaaatgaatatttaatctCAAAATGCTacaacaaaacacccacacaatCCATCAGCCAGATTTCTAACAattcttttttcagtgttttctgaaGAACAAATATATCATTCTGTCTccgtctttctttctttgcagcGGATGGAGTTTACAGTTAAGAACACTCAGGTTCGAGGAGGTTACGTTCTCCATATTGGGACAGTCTATGGCATTCTGAAGGTTGGAGACCGCGTTACTTTACGTGTAGATGAGGTGAGAACATACAGAGGATTCGAAGTCTGTTTTACTGTAGAAAGCAAGTTACATACATAGGTGATGTTGTTCATTATCAGACAGTTTAAATGCCATGAAAATAGGTTTAACACTTTTCAGGATCTGATAACTCTGGCCTCTGATTTACTCCTCTGACCAAAGCTCTTATTTGTCTGTTCATGTTCTCATTCCAGGCTCGTCGTAGGCCCATCATGAGCAaccacactgccacacacatcTTGAACTTTGCCTTGCGGGGGGTTTTGGGGGAGGCAGACCAGAGGGGCTCCCTGGTGGCCCCTGACCGCCTGCGTTTTGACTTC includes:
- the aars1 gene encoding alanine--tRNA ligase, cytoplasmic translates to MDSSLSAAQIREKFIDFFRGYEHNYIHSSATIPLDDPTLLFANAGMNQFKPIFLNTIDPSHPMARLRRAANTQKCIRAGGKHNDLDDVGKDVYHHTFFEMLGSWSFGDYFKHLACKMALELLTEVFGISIDRLYVTYFGGHADAGLEPDLECKQIWIDLGVDEARILPGSMKDNFWEMGDTGPCGPCSEIHFDRIGGRDASHLVNMDDPNVLEIWNLVFIQFNRESETVLKPLPKKSIDTGMGLERLVSVLQNKMSNYDTDLFVPYFEAIQKGTGARPYTGKVGAEDTDGIDMAYRVLADHARTITIALSDGGRPDNTGRGYVLRRILRRAVRYSHEKLGAQKGFFATLVDVVVDSLGNAFPELKKDPEMVKDIINEEEAQFLKTLSRGRRILDRKIMSLGDSKTIPGDTAWLLYDTYGFPLDLTSLIAEEKGMVVDVAAFEEEKKAAQLKSQGKGAGDVDHIMLDIYAIEELRNKKIPATDDNPKYRYTSEENGNYTFEQASATVLALRCDRAFCDQVTTGQECGVLLDQTTFYAEQGGQTFDEGYMVREDDSTEDRMEFTVKNTQVRGGYVLHIGTVYGILKVGDRVTLRVDEARRRPIMSNHTATHILNFALRGVLGEADQRGSLVAPDRLRFDFTAKGALSTGEVRRTEEIACAMIKEAKPIYALDAPLAQAKAIQGLRAVFDETYPDPVRVVSIGIPVEKLLESPDSTAGSLTSIEFCGGTHLQNSGHAAPFVIVSEEAIAKGIRRIVAVTGTEAQKAQRKADSLQQSLSELGDKVKQQTAPNKDIQKEIADMTELIGTAVISQWRKDEMRESLKGLKKTMDDLDRNYKADIQKRVLEKTKEVIESNPNQQLLIMEMEVGASAKALNESLKLLKTQSPQTAAMLFTVDPDAGKITCLCQVPQDVANRGLKASEWVQELCPLLDGKGGGKDMSAQATGKNTQCLQEALQMANNFAQLKLGEN